Part of the Alteracholeplasma palmae J233 genome, TTGTTGGTCCGAAAATTCTTTCACAGAATAATCCGCCTGGTTCAGGTTTAGATGTTCTGTAGTTGATAGTTTCGTGAGTTAATACTTCACCATATGACCATTGTCTAATTTCATCTGGAGATGCTAAACGAATTTTAAAATGGCTAAATGTACGGCTTCCGTATCCTTTGTCTACTGGTTGAACAAATTTTTGGAATCTTTCTTCTGCAGTTTGTTCTACTACTTGTTCTTCTAATACAACTTCTTCTTCTTTACCATCTAATGTTCTTTGATGGTAAGTTTCAAGAAGATCGTTAACATCTTGTAAATTAAATTTATCATTTTCTAAGATATGATAAAGTTCATTTCTATCAAATTCTAATAATTCTTTAAAATCATTGATTCCAGCATTATTTAATACTTCGATAGTTTCATCATTTAAATTAAGTTCACCTAATTGGCTTGGTAATGCATATTTTGCTAAAACTTCTACAACTTCAGAAAATGCATCGCCTAATAATGATTTTAATTCTTTTAAATCAAAAGTATTGAAATCTTCTAGTTGACCAATTCCTGAAAGTTTTAGTTTTTCTAAGGTGCTTTCAGATAAATTAAGTGCTTCAACGTGTAATGTTAATTTTTCTTTAGCCATTACTGTAGACCTCCCTTTTTATTTTGATCTACTAATGATTTTGTAGCTTCGTTTTCTCCTGTTGCGGCATCAACTAATTCTACATATAAGCCTAGTGCTTGTAATTCTCTTGTTAATACTCTAAATGATTCTGGAATTGATGCTTTTGGAATTGGTTTACCATGAGTAATTGCACTATATACTTTATTTCTACCAATCATATCATCTGATTTAACAGTTAACATTTCTTGTAATGTATGAGCAGCACCATAAGCATATAATGCCCAAACTTCCATTTCTCCGAATCTTTGTCCACCATTTTGAGCTTTACCACCCATTGGTTGTTGTGTAACTAATGTATAAGGCCCAACACTTCTTGCATGAAGTTTATCATCAACCATGTGTGATAACTTAATCATGTACATAACCCCTACTGAGATTCTGTTTTCATAAGGTTCACCGGTTCTACCATCATAAAGTGTTGTTTTACCATCTGGTTCTAATCCAGCTTCAGCCATAATATCTTTTAAATCTTTGTCTTCTACACCATCAAATACTGGAGTAGCAACTTTAATACCTAATCTCTTAGCTGAAATACCTAAGTGGATTTCTAAGATTTGTCCAATGTTCATACGAGAAGGAACCCCAAGTGGGTTTAACATGATATCAACAGTTGTTCCATCTTCCATGTAAGGCATGTCTTCTTTAGGAAGTATTTTAGAAATAACCCCTTTGTTACCATGACGTCCAGCCATTTTATCTCCTTCAGAGATTTTACGTTTCTTAGCGATGTATACACGAATTGTTTCGTTTACACCTGAAGGTAAGATATCTCCATTTTTCTTAGAGAAGTAACGAATACTTTGAACAACTCCACCACCACCGTGTGGAACACGTAATGATGAATCTCTATATTCTCTTGATTTTTCACCGATAACAGCGTGAATTAATTTTTCAGATGGTGATGGTTCAAAAATACCTTTTGGAGTAATTTTACCTACTAAAATATCTCCTTCTTTTACTTCTGATCCTGGTATGATAATACCTTTTTCATCTAAATTCTTAATTGCATCTGGTCCAACGTTAGGAATTTCTCTTGTGATTTCTTCCTTACCTGTACCAGTTTTTAATTCACGAGTTTCAATTTCATATTCATCAATATGGATTGAAGTATATACGTCATTTTTAACTAATTCTTCTGACATAATAATCGCATCTTCATAGTTATAACCTTCCCATGTCATAAATGCCACGGTAACGTTTCTACCTAATGCTAATTCACCTTGATCAGTTGATGGACCATCAGCAATAATATCTCCAGCTTCAACATATTCTCCAGCAACTACAATTGGTTTTTGTAAAACTAATGTGTCTTGGTTAGAACGGAAGAATTGGATTAATTCATATTCTGATTCTGGTGCCATACCGTAATCATGTAATTCTTTAGCAATCATATAGTTAAATTCTTTATTTGGTTCATAAATAATTCTTCCACCGATTGAAACAACATCTGTTGGTTCTTCAGTGATAATAATCTTTTTAGCATCAGCATATGTTACATAACCTGCATTTTTAGTAACAATTACACAACCTGAATCTTTTGCCGCACGGTATTCAATACCAGTACCCACAATTGGAGATTCTGGAGCTAATAACGGAACAGCTTGACGTTGCATGTTGGCACCCATAAGTGCACGTGAAGCATCATCATGTTCTAAGAAAGGAATTGATGATGTCGCAACTGAAACAATTTGTTTTGGAGAAACGTCCATGAATGTAATTTCATGTTGTTCATACATACCAGTTTCACCATTACTTCTTGCGATAATTCTTTCTTCTTTGAAACTATTATCTGGATTTAATGGCGATGCAGCAGATGCGATAACTTCTCCAGCTTCTTGATCAGCTGTTAAATAAGTAATTTTATCTGATACTTTTGAGATACCATTTTCATGGATAACTTGTAAGAATGGTGTTTGGATAAATCCATATTCATCAGTTCTTGCATATGTAGCAAGTGATGAAATAAGACCAATTGATGGACCTTCTGGTGTTTCAATTGGACAAAGTCTACCGTAGTGAGAGTTGTGAACGTCACGTACTTCAACGCCGGCTCTATCTCTTGCGATACCACCAGTACCTAATGCAGAAACTCTTCTTTTTTGTGTAAGTTCAGCAAGTGGATTAATTTGATCCATGAATTGTGATAATTGTGAACTACCAAAGAAAGTTTTGATTGCACCAGCAAGTGGTGTCATATTAATAATATTAGCAGGTGCAGCATCAGCAAATGAAGTTGTAGACATTTTGTCTTTAATATTCTTTTCTGCTCTTGCAAGACCAATTCTAAATTGATTTTTCAATAATTCTCCGATTAATCTTAAACGACGGTTTCCTAAGTGGTCAATATCATCAACTGAACCTAGTCCATCATATAAGTTTAAGTAGTAGCTTAAGCTTGCTACAACATCAGAAATTGTAATGTGTTCTTTATTTTCTCTTTGATCATTACCAATTAATTTGATATTAGTATTACGGTCTCCTGATTCATCGTAAGTATAAACTTCAAATGATTCAACAATAACACCTAGTCTATCAACTTCTTTTTGATAAATATCTTTAGAGTCTAAAAAGTATTTAATTACTTTTTCATCAATTGCTTGACGGTTTCTTCTTAAAGTAGTAATAACTTCTGGAGTAATTTCAGTATTTTTAGTAACTAAAACTTCGCCTGTTCTTAAGTTTAGAATGTTTTCCTTAGCGTAAAGTGCATCCCCACCATCTGGCATTCTAGTTGCTAGAATTTCATCAGGTGTTTCATTTTCTAAGTTCTTTTCTTTAGAAATAAGTTCTTTTCTAAATAAGTTACGGTGTAATTTTAATTGTTCAATAACTTCTTTAGTGATTTCAGTATCTTTAGCAAATACAACTTCACCAGTTTCTTTATTAATTAAATCTTCTGCTAAGAAAGTATTTTCTGCTCTTGCTAAAACGTCTAATTTTTTATTAAATTTATAACGTCCAACAGCTGCTAAATCATAACGACGACGATCAAATAAACGTACTCTTATGAATTCACGTGCTGCATCAGCTGGAACTTTTTCACCTTGACGCAATTTTGAATATAAGTCAATGATTGCATCATCAGAAGTTTTTGATTCATCCTTTTCAAAAGTAGCAGTTAATAAAGTGCTCTTTCCAAAAGTTTCTTCAATTTCTTTTTTAGTACTAAATCCTAAAGCACGCATAAAAGTAGTCATTGGAACTTTTTTAGAACGATCTAATTTAGCGTATAAAATGTCTTTTGAGCCTTGTTCATATTCAATCCAAGCTCCACGAGTGGGAATAACTTGTGCTGTAAATTTAATGCGGTTAATTTTCTTATCTAATTCACTTGTAAAATAAGCACCAGCTGAACGAACAATTTGTGAAACAACTACTCTTTCAGCACCATTAATTACGAATGTACCTGCTGGGGTCATCATTGGTAATTCAGTCATTAAAACAACACTTTCTCTAATTTCACCAGTTACAGCATTTTCAAGTTTTACCTTAGCTGATAATTGGCGAGAATAGTTAATATCTCGAATTTTAGACTCTAAAATACCATATTTAGGTTCGGCAAAAAAACACTCTTCAAAATAGAGTTTTAAATCACCGTTATGTCCTTCAATTGGTGAGATGTCTTTTAGCAACTCTTGTACACCTTCTTTATAGAACCGTTCGAAAGATTGAGTCTGTATTTCGATAAGATTTGGTAAATCTATATCATAATTCATTTTTGAGTAATTACGACGACTTGCTTTCTTTCCGTATTGGACAGTACGATATCCCATATTCCACACTCCTATCGTTATTTGGGAAGCTTTTTTAGCGTTTTTTATGTGAAAAACACTAAAAATCAGCATGTTTATGCATTTAAATATATTACCACATTTTTTTCATTTAGTCAATTTATTTAATAGAGTAAATGATATAGTATCCTTTTTTCTTTTCTGCTATGGTGCAGTTGTTAAAAAGGGTTTCTAACTTTTTAATGGTGGATGGTGCACCTTGTTTCTTTTGGATAACCAGCCATAACTCACCATTTGGTCTAAGCTTTTTATAAGCTTCTTCATACAATTTAAAAATATTATCTTTACCAGTTCTTATTGGTGGGTTAGTAATAATTAAATCATATTCTTCTTTTATGTTAGAAAAAAGATCACTTTCAATGACGGTTGCTTTTATATTGTTTGCTTTAAGATTTTGTTTTGTTAATTCTAACGCCTTAGTATTAATATCAGCCATAGTGATATCTAACTCATTGTTTATTTTACCAATATAAGTTCCTATTGGTCCATAACCACACCCCATGTCTAATACTTTTTTGACATGAGGTTTAATAGTTATGGTTTCTAATAAAACTCTAGTTCCAAAATCCAAATATTCTTTACTAAAAACACCTGAATCTGTTTTAAATACTAAGGGTACATCATTAACATTTATCTCATATTGTTTTACATCACTTTTGAGTGATGGATCATTTATAAAATAATGACTCATACGTACCTCGTAAACGGCGAAAAAACCCGAGATACCTCAGGTTTAATTTCAGCCAATTAAAAACTATTTAAGTTCAATTGTAGCTCCAGCTTCTTCGAATTGAGCTTTAATTTTGTCTGCATCTTCTTTTTTGACGTTTTCTTTAATTACAGCATCTGCAGTTTCAACTAATGCTTTAGCATCAGCTAATCCTAAACCAGTTACTTCACGAGCAACTTTGATGACAGCAATTTTGTTTCCACCGAAGCTCTTTAATACTACTGTGAATTCTGTTTTTTCTTCAGCAGCAGCAGCTCCAGCAGCAGGTGCAGCAACAGCTACAGCACTTGGGTCGATACCGAATTCTTCTTTTAATCCATCTACTAATTCTTTAATTTCTAATAGAGTCATTTCTTTTAATGCTTCTACGAAAACTTCTTTTGTTAATTTAGCCATTTTATATTTCCTCCAATTATTATTCTTTTTCTTCAACTAGCATATTTAAGCCAATTGCTACTTCTCGCACTGGTGTTAATAATCCAGCTGCAAGCATTGTTAACATTACTTCTCTTGATGGTAATGTTGCAAGTTCGTTTATTTGATCAACTGAGGCAACTTTACCTTCAATTACACCAGAAACGATTTTTACTGCTTTGTTATCTTTTGAAAATTCATAAACTGCTTTAGCTGGTGCAACTACATCATCATAACTGATAGCGATTGCTTTTGCTCCAACAAGTGTATCAACAAGTCCATCAAATCCTGCAGCGATTGATGCTCTTCTTGCGATATTGTTTTTGTATACCTTAACGTCTCCGCCTAATTCTCTTAATTGTGTACGTAATTGAGTGAATGCAGAAACTGTTAATCCTGGGTAATCAAAAACTACTACTGTTTTTGCGTTATTAAATTTTTCTGTTAATTGTTCAACAGCTGCGGCTTTACGTTGGATAACTGATTTTTCCATGATTTTGCCTCCTTAGCGTATTAAAAAACTCTCTTTACCAAAGACAAAAGAGAGTTTGTTTTTTTAACAAATGCCTCGG contains:
- the rplJ gene encoding 50S ribosomal protein L10, producing MEKSVIQRKAAAVEQLTEKFNNAKTVVVFDYPGLTVSAFTQLRTQLRELGGDVKVYKNNIARRASIAAGFDGLVDTLVGAKAIAISYDDVVAPAKAVYEFSKDNKAVKIVSGVIEGKVASVDQINELATLPSREVMLTMLAAGLLTPVREVAIGLNMLVEEKE
- a CDS encoding DNA-directed RNA polymerase subunit beta, whose protein sequence is MGYRTVQYGKKASRRNYSKMNYDIDLPNLIEIQTQSFERFYKEGVQELLKDISPIEGHNGDLKLYFEECFFAEPKYGILESKIRDINYSRQLSAKVKLENAVTGEIRESVVLMTELPMMTPAGTFVINGAERVVVSQIVRSAGAYFTSELDKKINRIKFTAQVIPTRGAWIEYEQGSKDILYAKLDRSKKVPMTTFMRALGFSTKKEIEETFGKSTLLTATFEKDESKTSDDAIIDLYSKLRQGEKVPADAAREFIRVRLFDRRRYDLAAVGRYKFNKKLDVLARAENTFLAEDLINKETGEVVFAKDTEITKEVIEQLKLHRNLFRKELISKEKNLENETPDEILATRMPDGGDALYAKENILNLRTGEVLVTKNTEITPEVITTLRRNRQAIDEKVIKYFLDSKDIYQKEVDRLGVIVESFEVYTYDESGDRNTNIKLIGNDQRENKEHITISDVVASLSYYLNLYDGLGSVDDIDHLGNRRLRLIGELLKNQFRIGLARAEKNIKDKMSTTSFADAAPANIINMTPLAGAIKTFFGSSQLSQFMDQINPLAELTQKRRVSALGTGGIARDRAGVEVRDVHNSHYGRLCPIETPEGPSIGLISSLATYARTDEYGFIQTPFLQVIHENGISKVSDKITYLTADQEAGEVIASAASPLNPDNSFKEERIIARSNGETGMYEQHEITFMDVSPKQIVSVATSSIPFLEHDDASRALMGANMQRQAVPLLAPESPIVGTGIEYRAAKDSGCVIVTKNAGYVTYADAKKIIITEEPTDVVSIGGRIIYEPNKEFNYMIAKELHDYGMAPESEYELIQFFRSNQDTLVLQKPIVVAGEYVEAGDIIADGPSTDQGELALGRNVTVAFMTWEGYNYEDAIIMSEELVKNDVYTSIHIDEYEIETRELKTGTGKEEITREIPNVGPDAIKNLDEKGIIIPGSEVKEGDILVGKITPKGIFEPSPSEKLIHAVIGEKSREYRDSSLRVPHGGGGVVQSIRYFSKKNGDILPSGVNETIRVYIAKKRKISEGDKMAGRHGNKGVISKILPKEDMPYMEDGTTVDIMLNPLGVPSRMNIGQILEIHLGISAKRLGIKVATPVFDGVEDKDLKDIMAEAGLEPDGKTTLYDGRTGEPYENRISVGVMYMIKLSHMVDDKLHARSVGPYTLVTQQPMGGKAQNGGQRFGEMEVWALYAYGAAHTLQEMLTVKSDDMIGRNKVYSAITHGKPIPKASIPESFRVLTRELQALGLYVELVDAATGENEATKSLVDQNKKGGLQ
- the rplL gene encoding 50S ribosomal protein L7/L12, which codes for MAKLTKEVFVEALKEMTLLEIKELVDGLKEEFGIDPSAVAVAAPAAGAAAAEEKTEFTVVLKSFGGNKIAVIKVAREVTGLGLADAKALVETADAVIKENVKKEDADKIKAQFEEAGATIELK
- a CDS encoding class I SAM-dependent methyltransferase; translated protein: MSHYFINDPSLKSDVKQYEINVNDVPLVFKTDSGVFSKEYLDFGTRVLLETITIKPHVKKVLDMGCGYGPIGTYIGKINNELDITMADINTKALELTKQNLKANNIKATVIESDLFSNIKEEYDLIITNPPIRTGKDNIFKLYEEAYKKLRPNGELWLVIQKKQGAPSTIKKLETLFNNCTIAEKKKGYYIIYSIK